GGAGGTTGACCAGCGCCAGCTCCAGCTCGACGCTGGGCGCCCACTTGTCCTCTGCCATCGGGTCTCCCGCGGCCAGGACGGTCCGCCCGACCATTGCGGGGGCGGATCCTCCCGCGCGGAACGAGTATCGCACCCCCGGTTCCGGCTGGCAAGCCCCGGCGCCCCCCCTCCCCTGATCCAGGTCCGCGGCGGGGCGGCTTCCTATCAGGGGCTCGGCAGGGAGAGCCTCCAGAGAGTGGGCAGGGCCGTGCTCAGGCTCGGCAGGATGAGGGCCTCCGCTCGGCGCCCTTGACACGGGCCCGGAAAGCAGGTATGTGTGAAGCGCCTTTCCTACCACGCCACGACGGCTGATCATTACTTCTCCGCTTCGACCCATGTGAAGGAGGACGCGGCATGACACGACCTACAAAGAGGCTTTTCGCAGGGACCGTGGCCCTGGCGCTGCTGGCTGCGCTGGTGGGGGCGGCGGCCGCCCAGAACCCGATCCGGATCGGCGCCTCCCTCTCGTTGACGGGCACCTACTCGGCGTTGGGCCAGAACCAGAACCGGGGCTACCAGCTCTGCGCCAAGCACGTGAACGCCAAGGGCGGCGTCCTCGGGCGGAAGGTGGAGTTCGTCCTCTACGATGACCAGTCCCAGCCCGCCACCGGGGTCCGCCTCTACGAGAAGCTCATCACCGAGGATAAGGTGGACGCCGTGATGGGGCCCTACTCCTCGGCGATCACCGAGGCCGTGGCGAACGTGACCGAGAAGTATAAGATGCCGATGGTGGCCCCCATGGCCTCCACCACCTCGATCTTCAAGAAGGGGCGGAAATTCATCTTCATGGTCCAGTCCGCCGCCGAGGTGTACCTGGAGGGGCTCATCGACATGGCCGCGAAGCGGGGCCTGAAGACGGTGGCCCTCGTCAACGAGGACACCCTCTTCCCGAAAGCCACGATCCAGGGGACGATCGAGCTGGCCAAGCAGAAGGGGCTCCAGGTCGTCTTCGTCGAGGGC
This is a stretch of genomic DNA from Candidatus Methylomirabilis sp.. It encodes these proteins:
- a CDS encoding amino acid ABC transporter substrate-binding protein; translated protein: MTRPTKRLFAGTVALALLAALVGAAAAQNPIRIGASLSLTGTYSALGQNQNRGYQLCAKHVNAKGGVLGRKVEFVLYDDQSQPATGVRLYEKLITEDKVDAVMGPYSSAITEAVANVTEKYKMPMVAPMASTTSIFKKGRKFIFMVQSAAEVYLEGLIDMAAKRGLKTVALVNEDTLFPKATIQGTIELAKQKGLQVVFVEGYPKGNTDFSALLTKIRAANPDVLGAATYFDDAVAITRQMKELNVNPKLYGVTVGGDLPKFYELLGKNSEFVYGATQWEAELPYPGSKEFITSYKKEFPGADLSYHSAGGYAGCQVLVEGIRRAGSLDGEKIRAEILKMDTTTVYGGFKVDDGGFQISHKMVTFQWQDGKKVIVWPDELAEGKARFPTPAWSER